A region from the Sulfurospirillum oryzae genome encodes:
- a CDS encoding fumarate reductase iron-sulfur subunit yields MSRTITIRAMKYNPQSKLSKAHFAEYKLEETDGMTLFIALTKIRETMDADLSFDFVCRAGICGSCGMMVNGKPALACRTLTKNFPSGVIQLMPMPAFKLIKDLSVDTGNWMNGMSKRVESWIHTNHTVDISKLEAPMEPKLADETFELDRCIECGICVAACGTKLMRPNFIGAVGLNRVARFAMDPHDNRTDEDFYELVGDDDGIFGCMSLVACEDNCPKHLPLQSKIAYMRRKLVALRS; encoded by the coding sequence ATGAGTAGAACTATTACCATAAGGGCTATGAAATATAACCCACAATCAAAGCTTTCAAAAGCGCACTTTGCAGAGTACAAGCTTGAAGAAACTGATGGTATGACACTGTTTATCGCGCTTACAAAAATTCGCGAGACAATGGACGCTGACCTTTCTTTTGACTTTGTATGCCGCGCAGGTATCTGTGGAAGTTGCGGTATGATGGTTAATGGTAAGCCAGCCCTTGCTTGTAGAACATTGACAAAAAATTTCCCAAGCGGCGTTATTCAATTAATGCCTATGCCAGCATTCAAACTGATCAAAGATCTTTCTGTTGATACGGGTAACTGGATGAATGGTATGAGTAAACGTGTTGAGAGTTGGATTCACACAAATCACACTGTTGACATTTCTAAACTTGAAGCACCTATGGAGCCAAAACTCGCTGATGAGACATTTGAGCTTGATCGTTGTATCGAGTGTGGTATTTGTGTTGCAGCATGTGGTACAAAATTGATGAGACCAAACTTTATTGGTGCTGTTGGTTTGAACCGTGTTGCACGTTTTGCAATGGATCCACACGATAACAGAACCGATGAAGACTTCTATGAGCTTGTCGGTGATGATGATGGAATTTTTGGATGTATGAGTCTCGTTGCGTGCGAAGACAACTGTCCAAAACACTTACCACTTCAATCAAAAATCGCTTATATGAGAAGAAAACTCGTAGCACTTCGCTCGTAA
- a CDS encoding fumarate reductase flavoprotein subunit encodes MNVKYCDALVIGGGLAGLRAAIATQSKGLSTTVLSLCPVKRSHSAAAQGGMQASLGNSKMSRGDNEDVHFADTVKGSDWGCDQEVARMFVTVAPKAIRELAGWGVPWTRIAKGSREAIINAERTTIVEDDEVHGYIHSRDFGGTKKWRTCYTADATGHTMLFGVANEALKHNVNIEDRKEAIALIHENNRCYGAIVRDLVTGELWAYVAKGTLIATGGYGRLYKQTTNAVICDGIGAAIALETGVATLGNMEAVQFHPTPIVPSGILLTEGCRGDGGLLRDVDGHRFMPDYEPEKKELASRDVVSRRMMEHIRKGKGVKSPYGEHLWLDISILGRAHIERNLRDVQEICQIFNGIDPADEGPKGWAPVLPMQHYSMGGIRTKPTGESPTLSGLFSAGEAACWDMHGFNRLGGNSVSETVVAGMIVGDYFADYCLSNEVNVNTATIEKALKKQSDFINHLLTNKGKYNIFEIKNRMRDIMWEKVAIFRDGKGLAEAVNELEELLKKSHDVNVKSKTASANPELEEAYRVPMMLKLALCVALGARDRTESRGAHYREDFLKRDDANWLKRTLTSWKEGATLPTVSYEDLDIMKMEIPPAFRGYGAKGMIIENELSLKRQEEVDKLREEMEAAGKDRHAIQDALMPFELQPYYKAKNERFGDAK; translated from the coding sequence ATGAACGTAAAATATTGTGATGCACTGGTAATCGGTGGTGGTTTAGCAGGTCTTAGAGCGGCGATTGCAACGCAATCTAAAGGTCTTAGCACAACAGTTTTAAGTCTTTGTCCAGTAAAGAGATCACACTCTGCTGCGGCACAAGGTGGTATGCAAGCAAGTCTTGGTAACTCAAAAATGAGTAGAGGTGACAACGAAGATGTTCACTTTGCAGATACTGTAAAAGGTAGTGACTGGGGTTGTGACCAAGAAGTTGCACGTATGTTCGTTACCGTTGCACCTAAAGCTATCCGTGAGTTAGCTGGTTGGGGCGTGCCTTGGACTAGAATTGCTAAAGGTAGCAGAGAAGCTATCATCAATGCAGAGAGAACAACAATCGTTGAAGACGATGAAGTTCATGGTTATATCCACTCTCGTGACTTTGGTGGTACTAAAAAATGGAGAACCTGTTATACAGCGGATGCTACAGGTCATACCATGCTTTTTGGTGTTGCTAACGAAGCGTTGAAACATAATGTAAATATTGAAGATAGAAAAGAAGCGATTGCGCTTATTCATGAAAACAACCGTTGTTACGGTGCGATTGTAAGAGACCTTGTAACGGGTGAGCTTTGGGCTTATGTTGCTAAAGGTACTTTGATCGCAACGGGAGGTTACGGTAGACTTTACAAACAAACAACCAATGCGGTTATTTGTGATGGTATTGGTGCTGCTATTGCTCTTGAAACGGGTGTTGCGACACTTGGTAACATGGAAGCAGTACAATTCCACCCAACCCCAATCGTTCCATCAGGTATTCTTTTAACTGAGGGCTGTCGTGGTGATGGTGGTCTATTACGTGACGTTGATGGTCATAGATTTATGCCAGACTACGAGCCAGAGAAAAAAGAACTTGCAAGTCGTGACGTTGTAAGTCGTCGTATGATGGAACACATCCGTAAAGGTAAAGGTGTTAAATCTCCTTATGGCGAGCACTTGTGGTTAGATATCTCTATCCTTGGTCGTGCACACATTGAGAGAAACCTAAGAGATGTACAAGAAATTTGTCAAATCTTTAACGGTATCGATCCTGCGGATGAAGGTCCAAAAGGTTGGGCACCCGTTCTTCCAATGCAACACTACTCAATGGGTGGTATTAGAACAAAACCAACCGGTGAGTCTCCAACACTTTCAGGTCTCTTCTCTGCGGGTGAAGCTGCTTGTTGGGATATGCACGGATTTAACCGCCTTGGTGGTAACTCTGTAAGTGAGACTGTTGTTGCAGGTATGATCGTTGGTGATTATTTTGCTGACTATTGTTTATCAAACGAAGTCAATGTCAATACAGCAACAATTGAAAAAGCATTGAAAAAACAATCTGATTTCATCAATCACTTGTTAACCAACAAAGGTAAATACAACATTTTTGAAATCAAAAACAGAATGAGAGATATTATGTGGGAAAAAGTTGCGATTTTCCGTGATGGCAAAGGTCTTGCTGAAGCGGTTAATGAACTTGAAGAACTTCTCAAAAAATCTCACGATGTGAATGTTAAATCTAAAACAGCATCTGCTAACCCAGAACTTGAAGAAGCGTACCGTGTTCCAATGATGCTTAAACTCGCTCTTTGTGTTGCCCTTGGCGCACGTGATCGAACAGAAAGCCGTGGTGCACATTACCGTGAAGACTTCTTGAAACGTGATGATGCCAACTGGTTGAAACGTACTCTTACTTCATGGAAAGAGGGCGCTACACTTCCAACGGTTAGCTATGAAGATTTAGATATTATGAAAATGGAAATCCCACCTGCGTTCCGTGGTTACGGTGCAAAAGGTATGATTATCGAAAACGAATTAAGCCTTAAACGTCAAGAAGAAGTTGATAAACTTCGTGAAGAAATGGAAGCGGCAGGCAAAGACAGACATGCGATCCAAGATGCGCTTATGCCATTTGAGCTTCAACCCTATTATAAAGCTAAAAATGAGAGATTTGGAGATGCAAAATGA
- a CDS encoding fumarate reductase cytochrome b subunit: MSDLLEGFLGTSVEGKKSRVPAKLDYVQSATGLFLGLFMWGHMFFVSTILISKDFMYTITKMFEGSMFLSEPQPVIVSAIVLFVFAVFIVHAMLGMRKLPITFRQYQAYKTHMGMMKHDDTTMWFTQAFTGFAMFFLGSAHLFTMAVQADKIGPYGSADRMYSEFMWPFYLLLLLAVEFHGGIGLYRLCVKWGWFEGEHAKDSRKNLKKVKWAVTVFFLALGLLTLAAYVKIGYEHRNNVGEVYKPTAQVEARYDVKVRA; encoded by the coding sequence GTGAGTGACCTACTTGAAGGGTTTTTAGGTACGAGCGTTGAGGGAAAAAAGAGTAGAGTTCCTGCGAAACTTGACTATGTTCAAAGTGCAACAGGGCTATTCTTAGGTTTGTTTATGTGGGGACACATGTTCTTTGTATCAACTATTTTGATCAGCAAAGACTTTATGTACACCATAACAAAAATGTTTGAAGGCAGTATGTTCCTTAGCGAACCACAGCCTGTAATCGTTTCTGCGATTGTATTGTTTGTATTTGCAGTCTTTATTGTACACGCAATGCTCGGTATGAGAAAATTGCCTATTACATTCAGACAATATCAAGCATACAAAACACACATGGGCATGATGAAACATGATGATACGACAATGTGGTTTACACAAGCGTTCACCGGTTTTGCAATGTTTTTCCTTGGTTCTGCACACCTCTTTACTATGGCGGTTCAAGCAGATAAAATTGGACCTTATGGTTCAGCAGATAGAATGTACAGCGAATTTATGTGGCCATTTTATCTTCTTCTTCTTCTTGCTGTTGAGTTCCACGGTGGTATCGGCCTTTATCGTCTTTGTGTAAAATGGGGATGGTTTGAAGGTGAACACGCAAAAGATTCTCGTAAAAATCTTAAAAAAGTTAAATGGGCTGTTACTGTATTCTTCTTAGCACTTGGTCTTTTAACGTTGGCTGCTTATGTCAAAATCGGTTACGAGCACAGAAATAATGTTGGTGAAGTATATAAACCAACGGCACAAGTAGAAGCAAGATATGATGTGAAGGTTAGGGCGTAA
- the lgt gene encoding prolipoprotein diacylglyceryl transferase: protein MLFWNNIYSQFDPVAFKLGPIAVHWYGLMYIMALLGALYAAKWFVKKDNLGFTNQVLESYFIWIEIGIVLGARTGYILFYDPHVDYYLSNPWQMFNPFMDGTFVGIRGMSYHGAIVGFFIGTWLFYLKHKINVWRLLDVVAISVPVGYIFGRIGNFLNQELFGRPTDVAWGIYVDGVLRHPSQLYEALLEGLMVFVVLYFYRKFKKYDGELIALYGFLYSLGRFIAEFWREPDFQIGFVYGDWMSKGQALSILMAIASLLLYGLIIKRGKKG from the coding sequence ATGCTTTTTTGGAATAATATTTACAGTCAGTTTGACCCCGTTGCTTTTAAGCTAGGACCTATTGCCGTGCATTGGTATGGGCTTATGTATATTATGGCACTTTTAGGTGCATTATACGCTGCCAAATGGTTTGTCAAAAAAGACAACCTAGGTTTTACAAATCAAGTTTTAGAGAGTTATTTTATTTGGATTGAAATCGGCATTGTTTTAGGTGCTCGCACGGGATACATCCTCTTTTACGATCCGCATGTGGATTATTATCTCTCCAACCCGTGGCAGATGTTCAACCCCTTTATGGATGGTACGTTTGTAGGTATTAGAGGTATGAGCTACCATGGTGCCATTGTTGGCTTTTTTATAGGTACTTGGCTTTTTTACCTCAAACATAAGATCAATGTCTGGAGACTACTGGATGTGGTCGCTATCAGTGTACCTGTGGGTTACATTTTTGGACGTATTGGTAACTTTCTTAACCAAGAACTCTTTGGTCGCCCAACTGATGTGGCATGGGGTATTTATGTTGATGGTGTCCTTCGTCACCCTTCCCAACTTTATGAAGCACTTTTAGAAGGTTTGATGGTTTTTGTGGTGCTCTATTTTTACCGAAAGTTTAAAAAATACGATGGTGAGCTCATTGCTCTTTACGGTTTTCTCTACTCTTTAGGACGATTTATTGCAGAGTTTTGGAGAGAACCAGATTTCCAAATCGGCTTTGTGTATGGTGACTGGATGAGCAAGGGGCAAGCCCTCTCAATTCTCATGGCAATCGCTTCTTTATTATTATATGGCCTAATAATCAAACGAGGAAAAAAGGGATAA
- a CDS encoding Hsp20/alpha crystallin family protein, with the protein MLVTRFNPYKELKELESRLFNYYPAESDESGISAFKPTVSTREGEFAYHVEVDLPGVKKEDISIDVKDNQIVISGERSFKEERQEKDYYKVESSYGKFQRSFALPENVDVENIEASSENGVLEVVLPKLKIEKAEVKKIAVK; encoded by the coding sequence ATGTTAGTAACACGATTTAATCCCTATAAAGAGCTAAAAGAGTTGGAGAGTCGGTTGTTTAACTACTATCCTGCTGAAAGCGACGAGAGTGGCATCTCTGCGTTCAAACCTACCGTGAGCACCCGTGAAGGCGAGTTTGCTTATCATGTTGAAGTTGATCTTCCTGGTGTTAAAAAAGAGGACATCAGCATCGATGTCAAAGACAATCAAATCGTTATCTCAGGTGAGAGAAGTTTCAAAGAGGAACGCCAAGAAAAAGACTACTACAAAGTGGAGAGCAGTTACGGTAAGTTTCAGCGAAGTTTTGCTCTGCCTGAAAATGTTGATGTCGAGAACATTGAGGCAAGCAGTGAAAATGGCGTACTTGAAGTTGTGCTTCCAAAACTCAAAATTGAAAAAGCCGAAGTTAAAAAAATCGCCGTCAAATAA
- a CDS encoding Crp/Fnr family transcriptional regulator has translation MYALEVIQQELKEDIERFGRVVHVKKGEILMRPEECLEHFFVILEGRVKISQINFENGKEQILYLLSKGDMYDIITLLDAKVHENVAMALDDVKLLVFPIELFREWIETKASFNKLFLPYVAKQLRDVETLASDLSLYDTTTRLVKLIAKNIEKQGDKQTLKLINNLSHEELASLIGTVRKVLNRNLQSLKKQGLIDVKRKEIFIKDSQNLLEHLPEE, from the coding sequence ATGTACGCGCTTGAGGTAATTCAGCAAGAACTCAAAGAGGACATTGAGCGTTTTGGGCGTGTGGTGCATGTCAAAAAAGGTGAAATCCTTATGCGCCCAGAAGAGTGCTTGGAGCACTTTTTTGTCATTTTAGAAGGGCGTGTGAAAATCTCGCAGATTAACTTTGAAAATGGCAAAGAGCAGATACTCTATCTTTTATCCAAAGGCGATATGTACGACATCATCACGCTTTTAGATGCCAAAGTGCATGAAAATGTGGCGATGGCGTTGGATGATGTCAAACTTCTTGTATTTCCCATTGAGCTTTTTCGTGAGTGGATCGAGACCAAGGCCTCCTTTAACAAACTTTTTCTACCCTATGTTGCCAAACAGCTCCGTGATGTCGAAACCTTGGCGAGTGATCTTTCCCTCTACGATACCACAACGCGTTTAGTGAAATTGATCGCTAAAAACATCGAAAAGCAAGGCGACAAACAGACACTCAAACTTATCAATAACCTTTCGCATGAGGAGCTCGCGAGCCTCATTGGGACGGTACGAAAAGTGCTCAACCGCAATTTGCAATCGTTAAAAAAGCAAGGGCTTATTGATGTTAAGCGCAAAGAAATTTTCATCAAAGATTCTCAAAACCTACTCGAACATCTTCCCGAAGAATAG
- a CDS encoding YchJ family protein, with translation MKEENLCPCGSSKTYEACCELYHKKHNAPTCEALMRSRYAAFVFGLVEYLFETTHPNHRAKHLKEEIAFTCKGLAWTKLDVLETWQGGVNDKVGKVSFRASFVQEGKEGLHEEHSRFKRFGKAWMYVDGEVKG, from the coding sequence ATGAAAGAAGAAAATCTCTGTCCTTGTGGTAGCAGTAAAACCTACGAAGCGTGTTGTGAGCTGTACCATAAAAAACACAATGCGCCCACATGTGAGGCACTGATGCGTTCACGCTACGCTGCGTTTGTGTTTGGACTGGTGGAGTATCTGTTTGAAACCACGCATCCTAACCATCGCGCAAAGCATTTAAAAGAAGAAATTGCTTTTACATGTAAAGGTTTAGCGTGGACGAAACTCGACGTTTTAGAGACGTGGCAAGGTGGCGTGAACGACAAAGTAGGCAAAGTCTCTTTTCGTGCTTCATTTGTCCAAGAGGGCAAAGAGGGTTTACATGAGGAGCATTCACGCTTTAAGCGATTTGGCAAAGCGTGGATGTATGTTGATGGCGAAGTGAAGGGTTAG
- a CDS encoding type II toxin-antitoxin system RelE/ParE family toxin has translation MKLRFEKEFVLSLEKKIHFIALDSPNAAQAFQKGILQSCKALLEMPYKHRKSIYHDDQNIRDLVYKGYTVVYAIEEEFISVLALINQEYYHPKEQL, from the coding sequence ATGAAGCTTAGGTTTGAAAAAGAGTTTGTTCTTTCTCTTGAAAAAAAGATTCACTTTATAGCGCTAGATAGTCCAAATGCAGCTCAAGCGTTTCAAAAGGGTATTCTTCAAAGTTGCAAAGCATTGCTCGAAATGCCATACAAACATCGAAAATCCATTTATCATGATGATCAAAATATACGGGACTTAGTTTATAAAGGTTACACAGTTGTTTACGCTATTGAAGAGGAGTTTATCTCTGTGTTAGCACTTATCAATCAAGAATATTATCATCCAAAAGAGCAATTATGA
- a CDS encoding (Fe-S)-binding protein has protein sequence MFNFNVTSDACVKCGKCIPVCTIHEVNRDEVTSPRGFLDLLGAYQRGELELDKNAKNIFESCFLCTNCVSVCPNDLPVDMLIEQARNDIRKKFGLAWYKKLAFFLLRNRNIMDVLARFGYMFQTCGFKIVEKKSSMYMRNFPIIKMDRLFPSLAKKTFLNSYPDVIHNGGKGKVGIFIGCLANYMYTDIGKSLLEILKVLEIDAYLIKQQKCCGAPQYFTGDFDSVDYLAKFNIEYIEGFVNELDAIIIPEATCSAMIKADYVHFFHDQPEWKERAKAIAPHIFMATEYLEKKTNLAEILATKAKQSDAVTYHDPCHARKMQGVWKEPRNLISQNYVIKEMSDPNRCCGFGGVTMQTGNYRFAKAAGLPKAAMIKETGAEYVSAECSACRMQLGDAMHGQKVDAIFKNPIELIAKALRES, from the coding sequence ATGTTTAATTTTAATGTAACGAGCGATGCGTGTGTTAAGTGCGGTAAGTGTATACCTGTTTGTACAATTCACGAAGTTAACCGTGATGAAGTTACCAGTCCTAGAGGTTTTTTAGACCTTCTTGGTGCATACCAACGAGGAGAGCTTGAACTCGATAAAAACGCTAAAAATATTTTTGAGAGTTGCTTTTTGTGTACCAACTGTGTCAGTGTCTGCCCGAATGACTTGCCTGTTGATATGCTCATTGAACAAGCGCGCAATGACATTCGCAAAAAATTTGGTCTTGCGTGGTATAAAAAGCTTGCCTTCTTCTTACTTCGCAACCGCAACATCATGGACGTTCTAGCCCGTTTTGGTTACATGTTTCAAACCTGTGGTTTTAAGATCGTGGAGAAAAAAAGCTCCATGTACATGCGAAATTTTCCTATCATTAAGATGGACAGACTCTTTCCAAGCCTAGCCAAAAAGACCTTTTTGAACTCATATCCCGATGTCATTCATAACGGTGGCAAAGGCAAAGTGGGTATTTTCATTGGTTGTTTAGCCAATTACATGTACACCGACATCGGCAAGTCTTTGCTTGAAATTTTAAAAGTGCTCGAAATTGATGCGTATCTCATCAAACAACAAAAATGCTGCGGCGCGCCTCAGTACTTTACGGGTGATTTTGACAGCGTGGATTATCTGGCAAAATTTAACATCGAGTATATTGAAGGCTTTGTAAACGAACTTGATGCCATCATCATCCCAGAAGCAACGTGTAGTGCTATGATCAAAGCAGACTACGTACACTTTTTCCACGACCAACCAGAATGGAAAGAACGTGCCAAAGCCATTGCTCCACACATTTTCATGGCAACCGAATACCTAGAAAAAAAGACCAATTTAGCCGAGATTTTGGCAACCAAAGCCAAACAAAGCGACGCGGTAACCTACCACGACCCATGTCACGCACGCAAAATGCAAGGTGTTTGGAAAGAGCCACGTAACCTCATTTCTCAAAACTACGTCATTAAAGAGATGAGCGACCCAAATCGCTGTTGTGGTTTTGGTGGTGTGACGATGCAAACAGGAAACTACCGCTTCGCCAAAGCCGCAGGACTTCCAAAAGCCGCCATGATCAAAGAAACAGGTGCTGAGTATGTGAGTGCTGAGTGTAGCGCCTGTCGTATGCAACTAGGCGATGCTATGCACGGACAAAAAGTCGATGCTATCTTTAAAAACCCTATTGAATTAATTGCTAAAGCGTTGAGAGAGAGCTGA
- the hemN gene encoding oxygen-independent coproporphyrinogen III oxidase, giving the protein MIDFDKFAKYSKAGPRYTSYPTAPEFHEGFTHKSYESILATQDKSRKLSLYFHLPFCRSACYFCGCNVVYTSKEDKKERYIDYLERELELLSKHLDTSREVIQMHFGGGTPTFFNTAQLERIIGSIKRYFKNFAKDAEISCEIDPRFLTKEQLDVLTCNGFNRISYGVQDFNDEVQKAIHRIQPYDVTGNAVKMAKEAGIKSINMDLIYGLPYQTFETFQETLRLAVSLDPSRLAVFNYAHVPWMKKSMRKIDETTLPHPSIKLAIMRYTIDYLESNGYKMIGMDHFAKPDDELFLAIEKGELHRNFQGYTTKGGADLIGIGLTSIGEGLKHYVQNFKEMDEYEKAIDAGVLPVHRGLTLNDDDVLRKAVIMEMMSNFKLNIAGIEQAFGIDFFEYFADAISALAPFVEEGLVVIDKVGKKILVNTTGTLLIRNIVMPFDAYLQKIPEDKRRFSKTV; this is encoded by the coding sequence ATGATTGATTTTGATAAATTTGCCAAGTACTCCAAAGCAGGGCCTAGGTATACGAGTTACCCAACAGCTCCCGAGTTTCATGAAGGGTTTACACACAAAAGCTATGAGAGCATCTTGGCAACCCAAGATAAGAGCCGTAAACTCTCGCTCTACTTTCACCTTCCTTTTTGCCGAAGTGCTTGTTACTTCTGTGGGTGTAATGTCGTTTATACCAGCAAAGAAGATAAAAAAGAGCGCTACATTGACTATCTTGAGCGCGAATTAGAGCTCCTTTCCAAACACCTTGACACCTCACGTGAAGTGATTCAGATGCACTTTGGTGGCGGCACACCTACTTTTTTTAACACAGCACAGTTAGAGCGCATTATTGGCTCCATTAAACGCTATTTTAAAAACTTTGCTAAAGATGCTGAAATCAGCTGTGAAATCGACCCTCGTTTTTTAACCAAAGAGCAGTTAGATGTTCTTACATGTAATGGTTTTAACCGCATTAGTTACGGTGTTCAAGACTTTAACGATGAGGTGCAAAAAGCGATTCATCGCATTCAGCCTTACGATGTAACGGGCAATGCAGTGAAGATGGCGAAAGAGGCAGGGATTAAGTCAATTAACATGGACTTGATTTACGGGCTTCCGTATCAAACATTTGAGACTTTTCAAGAGACGTTGCGTCTTGCCGTATCGCTTGACCCAAGCCGTTTGGCGGTTTTCAACTACGCACACGTGCCATGGATGAAAAAATCGATGCGCAAGATCGATGAGACAACGCTTCCACACCCGAGTATTAAGCTTGCCATTATGCGCTACACGATTGACTATTTAGAGTCAAACGGTTATAAAATGATCGGAATGGATCACTTTGCAAAACCTGATGATGAGCTTTTCTTGGCAATAGAAAAAGGTGAATTGCACCGTAACTTCCAAGGTTATACGACCAAAGGTGGCGCGGACTTAATCGGTATTGGTTTGACGAGCATCGGCGAAGGTTTGAAGCACTATGTGCAAAACTTCAAAGAGATGGATGAGTACGAAAAAGCCATCGATGCGGGTGTGTTGCCTGTGCATCGTGGGCTTACGCTCAATGATGATGATGTGCTTAGAAAAGCGGTCATTATGGAAATGATGAGCAACTTTAAACTCAATATCGCGGGGATTGAACAAGCCTTTGGCATTGACTTCTTTGAGTATTTTGCAGATGCCATATCAGCCCTTGCTCCATTTGTCGAAGAAGGTTTAGTGGTTATCGATAAAGTGGGTAAAAAGATTTTAGTCAATACCACAGGCACACTGCTCATTCGTAATATCGTGATGCCTTTTGATGCGTACCTCCAAAAAATTCCTGAAGATAAACGACGCTTCAGTAAAACGGTGTAA
- a CDS encoding DUF2603 domain-containing protein, which translates to MIEKISKGLSVSKQKEQTVLEIVPSEDESAKLLRLKSGSWDNLKEPWLVYDEKQKLHALLSIDTLSKMIEHFKKAEQEALFLKLEKSILQQLPLDFQDVWTVAMEEINKSKKSEVDFDKLVKKIKKDHPNLFLDLKDLYLPEGASIISAIER; encoded by the coding sequence ATGATAGAGAAGATTTCTAAAGGTTTGAGCGTTAGCAAACAAAAAGAACAAACGGTTTTAGAGATAGTTCCCAGTGAGGACGAAAGCGCGAAGCTTTTACGTCTCAAAAGTGGCTCATGGGATAATCTCAAAGAGCCATGGTTGGTGTATGACGAGAAGCAAAAACTCCATGCCCTTCTTTCTATTGACACACTTAGCAAAATGATAGAACACTTTAAAAAAGCGGAGCAAGAAGCCCTTTTCCTCAAATTGGAAAAAAGCATTTTGCAGCAATTGCCACTTGATTTTCAAGACGTTTGGACGGTGGCTATGGAAGAGATTAATAAGAGTAAAAAAAGCGAGGTTGATTTTGACAAACTCGTTAAAAAGATCAAAAAAGATCACCCAAACCTCTTTTTAGACTTGAAAGATCTCTATTTGCCTGAAGGGGCGAGTATTATCAGCGCGATAGAGCGCTAG
- the argF gene encoding ornithine carbamoyltransferase: protein MRHFLTLKDFSKQEILEMIDLALVIKKEAKAKNYVPYLKDQTLGMIFEKSSTRTRVSFEVGIHQLGGVGLFLSSNDLQLGRGEPMKDTARVISRMVDMVMIRTFAQSTLEEFAAYSRVPVISGLSDSYHPVQLMADYLTMVEYKKDQNPIVAYVGDGNNMTHSWLMLASKLGFELRVATPKGYEVDAKILAEALAFAKESGAVIKIGNDPKEAIKGATVVTTDTWVSMGQEAEKAARVAAFQGYMVDDAMMSLAEKDAMFLHCLPAYRDYEVSESVFEAHADEIFDEAENRLHAQKAVMVWLDRHRNS from the coding sequence ATGAGACATTTTTTAACACTCAAAGATTTTAGTAAGCAAGAAATTTTAGAGATGATTGATCTTGCACTTGTTATTAAAAAAGAGGCAAAAGCAAAAAATTATGTGCCATACCTCAAAGATCAAACCTTAGGCATGATCTTTGAAAAAAGCAGTACCAGAACACGTGTCAGTTTTGAAGTGGGTATTCATCAGCTTGGAGGTGTAGGTTTGTTCCTCTCTTCCAATGACTTGCAACTAGGACGCGGTGAGCCTATGAAAGATACCGCTCGTGTTATTAGCCGCATGGTTGACATGGTGATGATCCGTACATTTGCACAAAGCACGCTCGAAGAGTTTGCGGCGTATTCACGTGTACCTGTCATTAGCGGTTTGAGTGATTCGTACCATCCTGTGCAATTGATGGCAGATTACCTCACGATGGTGGAGTATAAAAAAGACCAAAACCCTATCGTCGCATACGTTGGCGATGGCAACAATATGACCCATTCATGGTTGATGCTTGCTTCTAAACTGGGTTTTGAACTTCGCGTTGCTACGCCAAAAGGTTATGAGGTTGATGCTAAAATCTTAGCAGAAGCCCTTGCTTTTGCCAAAGAGAGCGGTGCGGTCATTAAAATCGGCAACGATCCTAAAGAGGCGATCAAAGGTGCTACGGTTGTGACAACGGACACATGGGTTTCAATGGGACAAGAAGCGGAAAAAGCAGCGCGTGTGGCAGCATTTCAAGGGTATATGGTTGATGATGCGATGATGAGTTTGGCAGAAAAGGATGCGATGTTTTTACACTGCTTGCCAGCGTACCGTGACTATGAAGTGAGCGAGAGTGTCTTTGAAGCGCATGCCGATGAGATTTTTGATGAGGCAGAAAACAGACTTCATGCCCAAAAAGCCGTTATGGTATGGCTTGATAGGCACAGAAACAGCTAA